The Pseudomonadota bacterium genome segment TCGCGCCCTCCCTGAGGGCCGAGGGCTTCGGCCGGAGCCTCGCGGATCTGCGCCGCGACGTCGCGCGCTCGCCGGGCGATCCGGCCGCGGAGCTCGTCGCGCTCGAGGCGTTCGCGCAATGGGACGACGACCCCGCGGCGGTGCGCGAGCTGCTCGAGGCGATGCTCGCGACGCAGCGGCTCGGGCCCAGGGCGAGGGAGCGCGTCCTCGATCTCCTCGAAGAGGCCGATCTCCGCGAGGGACACCCCGACGACGCCTCGGCGCGCGCGCGGGATCGCGGCTTCCTCTCGTCATGGCGCGTGCTCGGCCCGCTCGGCCCGGACGCGGCCGCCGCAGACGTCTCCGACTTCGTCGCCGATCGCGCGCACGACGGCGTCCGCGGCAAGGTGCTTTGGCGCGTCGCGCCCGCGGAGGCGACGGCGTTCGGCACGCTCCGGCTGGACGCGCTCTTCTCCCGCCACGAGGATATCTGCGCGCTCGCGGCGACCGATTTCGACGCCGGGAAGGCGGGGCGCGGCGTGCTGCGCCTCTCCGCCGCGGGCTCGCTGACGGCGCTCTGGAACGGGGCGCGGATCGCGCACGACGGCGCGTACCGCGAGCGCGCCTCGCGGGACCGGATCGCGGCCGGGATCGCCGTCCGCGCGGGCCGCAACAGCCTCGTGGTCCGCGTCTGCGCGGGCGAGCGCGGTGCCATGGCGCTCGCGGCGCGCGTGATCGACGTGGGGGGCGCGCGCGGGTCCTCCCGGGCGCCCGACGGCGCCGACGGCGCCCTGTACGCGCTCCTGACCGGCGCGATCCACCCGGGTTCGCACCGGGAGCGCGATCTCGCGAAGGCGGCGTGCGCCTCGTCGAGGGAGGCGCGGCCGTGCCTGATCTGGGGCGCGCTGGCGCTCGACGCAAACGAACGGAGGCTCGCCGCCGAGGCCGCGCGCACGCGGGAGCCCGGTTGCCCGGAGGCGGCGATCGCCCTCTCGCGGGTCGAGGCGGAGGCCGGTGATCCGGTCCGCGCGCTCGCCGCGCTCGAGGCGGCCTCGAAGAGCGCCAGGAGCCTCTCGGTCGATCTCGCGCGGCTCGAGATCCTCGCCTCGCGCGGCTTCCCGCTCGAGGCGCTCCGGCGCCTCGGGCAGCTCGGGGTCCGGGATCGACGGGCTCCTTCGTTGTGGATCGCGGCGTCCCGCCTCGCCGAGCGGGCCGGCGTCGACGCGGAGCGGCTCCGTTGCGACGCGAAGACGACCGAGGCTCGCTTCGATCTCGCGGCCCCGCACCTCTCGCTCGCGCGCGCCGCCGCTGCCCGCGGCGACGGGAAGACGTTCGAGACGGAGCTCCGCGCGGCCGTCGCCGGAGCGCCGTACGAGAGGGAGCGGCTCTTCGCGGTCGGCGCGGCGTTCGAGCGCGCCGCGCGGTTCGCCGAGGCCGAGGCGATCCTGAAGCGCCTGCTCGCGCTGGATCCGGAGGACGCCGAGGCGACGAAGCGGCTCGGGCTGCTCGCGATCCGCAAGGGGGAGCGCGACGAGGGGCTGCGCCTCCTCGGCGAGGCCTCGCGTTGGGATCCGGGCGACGCGTGGCTCGCGGGCTACCTCGACGCGGTGGCGCCGTCGGCGCGCTTCGAGGACCCGTTCGTCGTCCCGCCCGAGGAGTTCCTCGCGTGGCGCGGCGGCTCGGGGGGGAGCGCGGCGTACCTCGTCGACTCGCAGGTCGTCCACGTCGAGCCGTCCGGCCTCGCGTCGCGCTTCCACCAGCTCGTGATCGAGGTGCGCGGCGAGCCCTCGGCGAGGGAGCAGAGGACCCACACCGTCGAGTACGCGCCGTCCGCCCAACGCGTGAAGATCCTGGCCGCCCGGGTGTTCCGCAGGAACGGCGAGGTGGAGAGCGCGACCGGCCGGGCCACGGCGCCTATCGCGGAGCCGTGGTACCGCCTCTACTACGACCTCGAGGCGGAGCTCGTCGAGCTGCCGGCGCTCATGCCCGGCGACGTCG includes the following:
- a CDS encoding DUF3857 and transglutaminase domain-containing protein, giving the protein APSLRAEGFGRSLADLRRDVARSPGDPAAELVALEAFAQWDDDPAAVRELLEAMLATQRLGPRARERVLDLLEEADLREGHPDDASARARDRGFLSSWRVLGPLGPDAAAADVSDFVADRAHDGVRGKVLWRVAPAEATAFGTLRLDALFSRHEDICALAATDFDAGKAGRGVLRLSAAGSLTALWNGARIAHDGAYRERASRDRIAAGIAVRAGRNSLVVRVCAGERGAMALAARVIDVGGARGSSRAPDGADGALYALLTGAIHPGSHRERDLAKAACASSREARPCLIWGALALDANERRLAAEAARTREPGCPEAAIALSRVEAEAGDPVRALAALEAASKSARSLSVDLARLEILASRGFPLEALRRLGQLGVRDRRAPSLWIAASRLAERAGVDAERLRCDAKTTEARFDLAAPHLSLARAAAARGDGKTFETELRAAVAGAPYERERLFAVGAAFERAARFAEAEAILKRLLALDPEDAEATKRLGLLAIRKGERDEGLRLLGEASRWDPGDAWLAGYLDAVAPSARFEDPFVVPPEEFLAWRGGSGGSAAYLVDSQVVHVEPSGLASRFHQLVIEVRGEPSAREQRTHTVEYAPSAQRVKILAARVFRRNGEVESATGRATAPIAEPWYRLYYDLEAELVELPALMPGDVVEYRYRVDDTRVMRFAEGYFGDFTYAVNTHPKKLWRYALIAPTATAIEIAEPDLTGLQRTSSEANGETTRVFEARDVPALAAEPAMHGESAGRAYLHLSTFRTFEELGRWYEDLIRDQLLADSRIRAKAIELAARARTPAQKVAAIYGWVVGATRYVGLEFGVHGYKPYRAAAVMSRGFGDCKDKAALLVALLGEVGVEAELVLVRTRSQGDVGPRPASLEVFNHAIVHVPKLGLWLDGTAEHHGSRELPFEDQGALALRLTREGPVLTRTPVAAAADSSLTERLRASIGGDGRARIAATLELRGAGFAPAYRREFETSGNRAERFAAVAADRFPGSEIASASFAGLGALEGAVRVRYEATVASLGRTSGGGMLVSIDKGERLQERYASLPAREHSLEIGPRRVVSREAIVEVPSGFRVARAPERTRIETEFGSLELDASVSDGSVRVTRRFELDAHEVEPEAYLRFAAFCRDVDQALAAPIVFERSP